The DNA region AAAGAAGATTTTCCCGCACTAAAGGCACCAAATAGCGCCACTGTAAACCCTCTATTTGTTAATCTTTCAGCCTTTTCTGCTAATTCATCAGCCAGTTTTTGAAAGCCAGGAAGGTTGGTTACAAGCTTTGAAGCCTTTTCTAAGCGATTAATCATTTGTTGGACATGGTCAGGTTCCTCTGCTGCTGCTTTAATGCTTATTTTTACAGGTGCAGGTTTGTTTATCGTTTTTATGGCGAATTCAGCGTCAGCCCTGGCTGTCTTTTCCTGCCCATACACCACTTCAAAATCTTGTTCCGCTTGGTTAAAAAGCTGAATAGTATCTAGATTGAAATTCGACACTTGGGTTAATAACTGTGTTACTATTTTTCCTTCTTCCTCGTTTTGAGTTTCTAGGTTTGAAACTTTTTCCAAGGCACCCACATATCTTTCGATTTTCTGATATTCAACATGATACATCTTCTTTAATTTTTCAGTTTTCTCCGTTAAAAAGGCAAGGAAAACCGTTTTAAATTCTTCTATCTCGAGACGGGCTATTTTTTTGATTCCGTTTGCAATATCCTCCGTGTAATGAAGAACATATTCTCCAGATAATCTTGCCCCCTGCTTAACGGTCTCATTTACCAATTCAACCGGTATTTTTACCGTAAAAGCTTGAGCAATCGTCTGTAATTCTTGGTTATCAAGATCATGTTCTTTTACTAACGTTAACAAATATTCACGTAAATGCCACTCGAGCTGGGACTTTGTTTTTTCAAGCAATTCCTGATAAAAACGATCACGTCTTGTCTTCTTTTCTTCCATAGTTTTTTGCTTGGTAAATAAAAGTCCCACCTTAAATTCTGGCTGATAGGCTTCCAGAAATGCCTCCGCTAAGGCTCTCGTTTGAAAGGGCATTAAATAGGCATTCTTCATAATTTGAACAATTTGGGCATCCATTTCCTTTTCTGTATCTGTTACTCCACCGGAAAGGGTCTGAAGATTTATTTTAATTTCTTGATAGCTGTGGTGTAGTTTCTCTCTGTCCTCATCAGGTAGTTCATTAAGAATTTCAATGGCCGGTTGAAGTTCTTCTTCGCTTATTATCCGCATTTTCTCAAGATGATCTTCGGCTATTTTCTTTAAAGAATGAAAGATTGATTGCTGTAAAAATTGATCCTTTGTTTGCAACTTTTGTGAGATAAATTGCTGTAGTTCGTTAAATTCATTATGCTGATGGTCCTCGAACTTCAAGGAAGTATAGTAAATTCGGGCCGGCTCAACACCCCAAGCAGAAAAGGAATCCAGTACACTTTGCTGAAAGTCTAGAAAACTCAACTCATCTTCTCTATGTTTATCCACTTGGTTAATCACCAAGTAAACCTCTTTACCGGCTTCCGTTAACTCCTTGGTAAATAAAAAGTTTAACTCGGCCTGAACATGATTATAGTCCATTACATAAAAAACCAAATCGGCAAGATGGATCGCAGATTCAGTGGCTATCCGATGGGCATCATCGGCCGAATCAATTCCAGGTGTGTCCATTATTACCGTCTCGGCAGGTAGCGGTGAATCGGCATGGCTGATTTCAATTTCTTCAATTTGATCGCCATCTTTACAATGATTTTTTACCAATTCATAATCATATGGAGCTAAATAGAGGCGTGGTTTTTCATTTTTGAAAAAAACTTTTGCATATTCTTCACCCGATTTTACTTTTACCAGATTGGCACTGGTCGGAATAGGGCTCGATGGCAGCAGGTTTTCGCCTACTACCCTATTAATCATTGTCGATTTCCCTGCAGAAAAATGGCCGCAAAAAGCAATCATAAACTCTCTGTTTTCAAGTTTTTTAGCTAGTTGCTTCGTTTTTTCCGCATTTTCAACATCACCTTGTTTGTTAAGGTAACCGTAGATTGCAGTAATTTTACTTTTTAAAGCTTGAATGGTGTCTTGCTGGTTCGCCGTTTGGACCATATCACTTTCCCCTTGTTCACAACTTTGTAATATTTTTATTTTATACGATTATTTAAACTTTTCATATTAATTTTACTTATGAGCAAATGTAAGTAAACATTCATGCCTTTTTTTCAGACACTTCGATATTATTAATATGTAGTTCAAAAAGTGAGAAAGGTTGTGGAATATGGAAGTCGTAAAACCTCGAACGGTTCCAACGGAATTAATCATTCTAAGGCATTTAAACACCCGAATGGAATTAACACCAAATGATAAGCAGTTGTATGTATACCTTGAGAAGGGCTATGTAGGGGAAGTTACGTTTGAAATTTTGACGTATCAACTTCAGAGTGATGTGTTAATTTTACGAGACTTGTTACTTGAGGTTAATAATACCTTGTTTCAAATCGACACATTAATCATCTCAGCTGACATCATTTACCCTTGTGAAGTGAAAAATTATGAAGGAGATTATTACTATCAATCTGACAGGCTCTACACGAAATCTGGAAGTGAGATAAAAGACCCGCTGCTGCAGTTAGAACGATGTGAATCCTTGCTCCGACAATTTCTCCAAAAAACAGGATACACTTTTCCACTTGAATCAAACGTTATTTATGTCAACCTCAAGTTTACTCTCTATCAAGCACCCTTAAATAAGCCAATTATTTTTCCATCACAGCTAAACGCCTGTATGATAAAACTGGATAAGAGTCCTCCTAAATTAACTTCCCGCCACAAAAAGCTCGCTGACAAGTTATTATCGGCGCATATTTGTGAATCTCCCTATACCCGGTTACCACAGTATGAATATAGTAAGCTGCGCAAGGGGTTAAATTGTCAACCTGTTATTCTTTTTCGATAATTGTGGGGGGACGGATAATAGTTTGTGACACTTGTGGATGCACTGAAACTATAGAATCAGCCGTGTTGAGGAGTGTGAGTGAAATGAAACTCCTTTTTCTGGATAAAAAGATTACTACAAATATTGTCTATGAGTGGTGTCAAGTGGTGGAGTCGGAAAAGATGATTAGAAGGATACTGAAGAAAAATTTTAAAGCTATCGGGCCAGGAAAATATTGCTATTATGAATGATAAAATTCCTTTTAGTGAAACTAAGTAACAGCCTTTCCCGGAGTTCGGTCACATTGAAGCTTTAATAGTTACCGCTTTGGCTTCCTTTCCCGGAGTTCGGTCACTATGAACCTTTCTTAGTTACCGCTTTGGCTTCCTGTTCCAGAGTTCAGTCACTATGAACCTCTCATAGTTACCGCTTTGGCTTCCTGTTCCGGAGTTCGGTCACTATGAACCTTTCTTAGTTACCGCTTTGGCTTCCTGTTCCGGAGTTCGGTCACTATGAACCTTTCTTAGTTACCGCTTTGGCTTCCTGTTCCGGAGTTCGGTCACTATGAACCTTTCTTAGTTACCGCTTTGGCTTCCTGTTCCAAAGTTCAGTCACTATGAACCTTTCTTAGTTACCGCTTTGGCTTCCTGTTCCAAAGTTCAGTCACTATGAACCTCTCATAGTTACCGCTTTGGCTTCCTGTTCCGGAGTTCGATCACTATGAACCTTTCTTAGTTACCGCTTTGGCTTCCTGTTCCGGAGTTCGGTCACTATGAACCTTTCTTAGTTACCGCTTTGGCTTCCTGTTCCGGAGTTCGGTCACTATGAACCTTTCTTAGTTACCGCACCGCCTTCTTTTCCCGGAGTTCGGTCACTATGAACCTTTCTTAGTTACCGTTTTGGCTTCATTTCCCAGAGTTCGGTCACATTGAAGCTTTCATAGTTTCCGCTTTCGCTTCCGTGACCGGAGTTCTGTCGATAACATAATCCCCTCTTTATCGTTAAGTACATACAAAAAACCCAAGGAGCTCTCCTTGGGTTTTTCTAAAATATAGTCAATGGGTTACATTTTTTAAAACGTGTTTCAAGACAAATGCGTATATAACTACCGTGCCACCAACAAAAGCTAGAGTCATCAGTAAACACCTTCCTTATCCGCGCTGTCGCGTTGAGAATGATTTTCATCGTTAGTTAAATATTATCATAGCTGATAATCATTTTCAATAGCACTCGGTTAATTGTCATATTTATTTAACAATTTTGGTAAAAAGCGATTACAGCTTTGAAAGCTTCCCTCATACTCAGTTAATTCATTTAAGGCTTTTTCCTCTGCTGGAATCCGAACCGACAGCATTAACAGATTCAAGATAGTAAACAAAATGGCCGTAAAGTATGCCCCAAACAGCAACGGGACAACGATTAGTTCCAGTGTGACTACTACATAGTTCGGGTGTTTTATAAAACGGTATGGACCTTTTCTAATGACATTAACATTTGGCAACACCAAAATCTTTGTGTTCCAGTATTTTCCCAGCGAAGAAATAACCCAGAATCTCATTATCTGCGTAAAAACAAAAACGGATAATAACAGCGGCCAAAATTGAGGAACATCACGATTAATAGTTATTTTTTCAATGAAAAAAAACACAAAAAATAGTGCATGCATGAACACCATGTATTGATAGTGATTTGATCCGAATTCCAGTGCTCCTTGGTCTTTCATCCATTTTTCATTTTTTCGGGCTACAAATAGTTCAATGGCCCGTTGAAAAACGACAAATATAAAGAATAAAAGAAACAGAAGAATATTATCCACTTATTCCCACCTCACTAATAATAGTTCTGAACTGAAACCAGGACCTAGTGCTGTACACAATCCATAGGATCCCGCTTCAATATCCATTTCCATAAAACGCTTGAGTACAAATAGAATCGTTGCCGATGACATATTCCCATATTGCCGCAGAACCTCCAATGAAACGTCCGTCATTGCAGATGGAATAGATAGTGACTTTATGTATGCATCGATTACCTTTTTTCCTCCTGGATGAGCAATAAAATGGTCTATATCGGATAGTTCCAGCTGATTACTCTTTAAAAATTCACCGACATTTGGTTTTAACCAGTCTTCAATAATACGAGGGATATCACGGGAGAATACTACAAACAACCCTTGTTCCTTTATATCCCAACCCATTACATCCAATGAATCTGGCATCAGCGTCGATTGTGTATTTATAATAGAAGGAAATGATTTTTGTCGACGAATGTCATTTAAGTTAGCTTCATTGCCGCAAACCAATGCACATGCAATTCCATCCGCAAACAGCGAGGTCCCGATTAGGTTGCTTTTTGACAGGTCGTTTCGTTGAAAAGTTAAACTACAAAGTTCGACAGACAACACTAACACCTTTGCCTCAGGGTAAGCCAGACAATATTCAAATGCCCTTGATAAGCCCGCAGCTCCGCCTGCACAACCGAGTCCCCAAATCGGGATTCTTTTTGTGTGAGAATGAAAGGGTAAAAGGTTCATAATTCTTGCTTCAATACTTGGGGTCGCTAATCCAGTTGAAGAGATATAAAATATGGCATCGATTTCTTGAAAGTCCACCTTCCTAGCTAAAAAGCCCCGATTAGAAAGACATTTTTCAATTGCTTGTTTCCCTAGAGTAACTGCTGCTTCAATGTAAGCATTATTCTTTTCCTCAAAGGAATGATCCTTTTTAAACCATTCAATATCTTTCGCAAAATGTCTTTTTTCAATTTGACCATTCTGAAAGGCTTTTAGCAGTCTTTCAATATCCTTAAACCTTTCTGTAAAAATTCCTCGAGCGAAATCCATCGCTTGCTCTTGTTTTATTTCAAAAGGGGGAATTACTTCAGCAACGGATAGAATCGTTGGCATCATACATTCAGTCTCCTTTAACATACGTATAGATATTTTTTCCAATATAGGAAAAAATATTCCATAAAATAAAGGGGCAAAAAAAAAGCTTCCCTATCAGGGAAGCAAACGTTTTGAAGGTTGTTGTTGTTGTGCTTCTTGATTATATCGCGGATTTCCATTCTATTCATTAGATAATCTTTTCCAGTTGTTAAAATCCATTTATTTTTATTGGCCCCTGTTTATCCCTCGTATCTATGTATTCTTGAATATTTTAGCAGAGTATTTCAGTAATAAAACAAAAAGCACCTACGGTAAGGTGCATAAAAATTCTAACTATTTTTCGGATTGCTTTTGGACCTCGATATTAATTTTATTGCTCGCTAGTGACCCGCAGACCTTACAATATTCCACTTCACTATACAGAATCCGACATTGTTCGCAATAATATTTTTCCATAAAGAACACACTCTCTTCTGATGAGTCTAAGATACATATATTATTTTATTTATAGATTTCTGAATGGTGACTAATAGCAAAAAAAGATTGTTTTTTCTACCTTTCCGAACACATTCAACAACTTTTATCACAGGTTTTTCTCTGATGTTCACACTTTATTCACATTTACCTTAGAGGTATTGTGATATAAATCACTGATATACCAAGTTTTTATCATTACCATAGTAGATACCTAAGGAATGAACAATTTGTGAACTCTTAAATTTGTTATTTTTTCTTCACAATTGTTTTGTATTATGGAAGAGAAGTTATATTTATTTGATTTTTTCTGAAGGGAGTGCAAGGGGGATGGCAAAGGTGGAACTGAAAACCAACCAAAAAACAGAAGTTGAGGACAGCTCCTCACTTAAAGGGACATTTGTGTCTGTAATGTTTTTGGGAGCATTTATTGTTGTCACATGGGTAAGTGTCTATCTCTTATTCGTCAATCGTTTTTAAAGAGAGAAAGGGGAAAAGGTCATGCATATGCACAAGTTTGAAAAAATTTGGCTTACAGTTGGAATAAGTGCACTTGTGATTTTCTTATCAGTTGTTGGTGTGAGCGCTTTCTATCTGGGGAACAAGCCGCCAAGCTGTTTAACTACTATCGACCCAGCAAAGGTTGATACACAAGCACCATTCGATAAACCAGGTCTACATAAGGTTGAAGGAAAAGAGTGGGATTATGAACTAGTTTATGTTGCCTCTGCTTTCTCCTATAACCCTGCACAAGTTGAAGTTCCACTAGGAGCAAAGGTAAAGGTAATTGCAACGACTAAAGACGTTATTCACGGATTTCAAATGGCTGGAACGAATATTAATATGATGCTTGAACCAGGATACGTTAACGAAATTGTTACTACATTTGATAAGGCTGGAGAATATTTGGTGGTTTGTAATGAGTACTGTGGTACTGGACACCATTTAATGAGTTCGAAGATAGAGGTGGTTGAATAATGATTAACACTGCTTCGGAAAAATTTAAAGTTGACCCTCGTGATGCCAAAATCGGAATGGCAAACTTTTATGTTGCGTTTACCGCTCTTACACTTGGTGGACTTATGGGACTTTTACAAACTCTTGTCCGTTCAGGTAAATTTGAGCTTCCATGGGGAATTGATTATTACCAAATATTAACGGTTCATGGTGTATTGATGGGTCTTGTTTTAACAACCTTCTTTATCATGGGATTCCAATATGTTGTAGTCAGCCGGACAGCTGGAACACATTCAAAAACAGCAAGAAGAAGTGCTTGGATTGGCTTTTGGATTATGACTGTTGGAACAATTATGGCAGCGACCATGGTTTTACTTAAAGAAGCATCTGTACTTTATACATTCTATGCTCCACTTAAGGCTCACTGGATTTTTTACTTAGGATTAACATTTGTTATTGTTGGTAGTTGGTTTGCTGGAGCAGCACAAATTATGACCTATGCAAAATGGCGTAGGAATAATCCGGGTAAACCAAGCCCACTGTTAAGCTTTATGGCAGTGATCAATACCGTTTTATGGATTGTTGCTACACTTGGTGTTGCTGCATCTGTATTGTTCCAATTACTACCATGGTCATTAGGCATAGTGGATACAGTAGATGTTTTAATTAGCCGGACACTTTTCTGGTACTTCGGACATCCGCTAGTTTATTTCTGGTTACTTCCAGCCTATATGTGTTGGTATGCTATTATACCGAAAATTATCGGCGGAAAAATTTTCTCCGATTCGTTAGCTAGGTTATCATTCATTTTATTTTTACTTTTCTCAATTCCAGTCGGGTTTCACCATCAATTAACTGAACCAGGAATTGATCCTGCATGGAAGTTTTTACAAGTAGTTCTAACTTTCATGGTTATTATTCCATCATTGATGACTGCCTTTTCATTGTTTGCAACTTTCGAAAGGTATGGCCGCTCAAAAGGAGCAAAAGGACTTTTTGGATGGTTTAGAGTTCTGCCATGGAAAGATGCTCGTTTTACCGTTCCATTTCTCGGGATGGCAAGCTTTATCCCTGCGGGTGCAGGTGGTATTATCAATGCTTCAAACCAAATGAACCAAGTGATTCATAATACGATTTGGGTAACAGGTCATTTCCATTTAACAGCTGCAACCTCTGTGGTATTAACGTTCTTTGGAATATCTTTTTGGCTTGTTCCACACTTAACAGGACGTAAATTAACAAAAGCTATGAATAAACTAGGTATTATCCAAGGTTGGGTTTGGTTAATTGGGATGGCATTCATGTCTGGTGCGATGCACTTCCAAGGGCTATTAGGCGGTCCAAGGCGTTCATCATTCTCTACTTATGGTGACTCAGCCCAAGCCCTTGAATGGATACCATATCAAATTGCACAGGCGGTTGGCGGTTCGATTCTTTTCTTAGGAATCATCCTAATGATCATTATCTTTGTCAACCTAGCTTTCTTTGCACCTAAAGGTGAAGAGGAATTCCCAGTTGCTGAAGCAGAAAATCCTGATGAATCTGCACCAATGATTTTTGAAAACTGGAAATTATGGCTTGGGATCACTGTCCTACTTATTCTTTTCGCATACACGATACCGTTTATCGATATGATTCAAAACGCACCTCCAGGATCACCAGGGTTTAAAACATGGTAATATAAAATGCGGCAGCGACTTGTCTAGGGAAAAAGAAATTCATTTTTCTTAGACACTTTATTAGACAAAAAAAGGCTTCAATCTCCGTGATTGAAGCCCTTTTTATCGTTAATTTAGTTGGTATATATCACTATATTTATTGTATAAATAATCGATTAAGTATTTCGCATTTAGTCCTTCACCGGTAACATCATTTAAAATTTCCAGTGGCTTTTTAAGTTTGCCATATTGATGTATATTTTCTGTTAACCACTCTTTTATTGGAAGTAAATTTCCTTCCTCAAGAAGCTGGTCAAAGTTTAGAAGATCCTTGCGTATCTTGTTGTTAAACTGAGCAGCATACATATAGCCTAGCGCATAGGATGGGAAGTAACCAAAGCTGCCTCCTGCCCAATGAACATCCTGCAGTACACCCTTCGCATCATTTTCAGGGCGTATGCCTAGAAACTTTTCATATAAATCATTCCAAATTTCTGGGAGGTCTTTCACTTCGATTTCACCATTAAACAAGCCCTTTTCTATTTCATAGCGAATAATGACATGCAGCGGATAGGTTAACTCATCTGCTTCAATTCTTATGAGAGAAGGTTTTGACTCATTAATGGCACGATAGAAATCCTCTACCTTAACTTGATCAAACTGGCCACTAGCGTATTCTTTTAGCAACTGGTAATTGTTTTTCCAAAATGAGAAATTACGACCGACAATATTTTCATAGAAAAGTGATTGTGATTCATGAATTCCCATAGATGTCCCAGTACAAAGCGGTGTTCCAATTAACTTCTTTGATATATTCTGCTCGTATAACGCATGACCGCCTTCGTGAATTGTTCCAAATACTGCTGTCCGGAAATCCTGCTCGTCATATCTTGTTGTAACTCGAACATCTCCTGGATTTAAACCAATTGCGAAGGGATGTACCGTTTCATCGAGTCTGCCAGCATCAAAATCATAACCCATTTTACATAAGATTTCTTTACTAAATGCACTTTGTTCTTCTTTCTTAAATCTTTCAAAAAGGAAGTCTGTATTAGGTTTAATAGCTGACTCTTTGATTTGTTTGACTAATGGAACAATTTTATCCCTAAGTTCACCGAACACTTCGTCAAGAATGGCTACGGTAATTCCAGGCTCGTATAGGTCTAACAAGACATCATACATCTGTCCCTTTTCATTGCCCCAATAATTGACAAAGCGCTTTGTCATTTCTACTAACTTCTCTAAGTATGGTTGGAAAAGCTCAAAATCCGACTTTTCTTTTGCTTCTTCCCAAACATTCTCAGCTTTTGATTGCAGGATGACATATTCTTTGTATTCTTCTGCCGGAACTTTTTTATTTCGTTCATATTCCTTTTTACATTCTTCTAGGATTTTTTTTGTCGTTTCGGAAAGTTCTGCTTTTCCTAGATTAGCTATGTATGATGCCATTTCTTCAGAAGTCGACATTTTAAAAACTTCAGAAGAAAGAACCCCTATTACCTCTGATCGTTGTTCGACTCCTTTCTTCGGAGCACCTGTCCTTAGGTCCCAATAAATTACACTTAGTGCTTCATTATATGCTGAAATTTTCTTCACATAATCCAGAAATGCTTCTTCCATTTGTACTGTTTTCATACTCATTTTGAATTCCCCCTTTCCAACGATTTTATCATATTTTTCTGAAGAATATTCCGTCACCCGAGATAAAAAAACAACAGAAATAAATTCCTGTTGTAAAAAATATATATAGGGAAAGAGAATGTTACTGAGAAAATATATTCAATAACTAAGATTATCGAGTTGAGAGGTTATTAGACCCCATAGAGTCTAAGTGATTATTTTTTACCGATTGATACCTTCCATGTTTCAGGACCTTCTTCAAGATATTCCCAAGAGAATTGCTCAGGTCTTTCCATCTGAAATTGGTATGAAAGTGGTCTAGGATCATGGTCGTTGACAATCTGCATAAATTCTCCAGATTTTAATTCGTCAAATGCTTTAAAAATCGTTACGTGCTTTTCACGTGGTGCGTAATCTGGAACATTGATGATTGTTGCGAATGTTTGCATCATTTTCACTCCTTTTAATTTGTTAACTTCTAGCTTATTATAAAAAACAAATGGCTTTTACATAGTGCGTCCCATCACACTAAGAGAATAATTTTATTCAAAGATGTTAAAATGCATAGGAGGATGTTTATGAAGGAATTGATAGGAACTTGTAAGTCATGTTCCAAGGAAATCTTTTGCTTAGATGGATTCTTTAACGGTGTACACACAGATGACAAAGTACTTTATTGTTTTGAGTGCTTTGAAGGAACAAAGAAAGACGAAGATCCGCAAAGTTAATCTTTGCGGATCTTTTTCATTATTTAGGTTTTAAAAAAGTAGTTGGTGATAGTGAAAAATACATTATCTATGATTGAGGTCACATAAATACTGTGAAATCACTGTTACAATGGTCTTATAAAAGAGAAAATTACTACTAATAAAAGGGGTTGTATCTATAATGGAACAAAGAATTATTGAACTAGATGTACGCGAGGATTTGAAGAATAAGATTGAACCCTTCCAAAAAATAATGGATGCAATTAAAGAAGTAAAGGATAATGATATTTTTATCCTTCACGCTCCATTTAAGCCTGCACCACTTTTTGCGGTACTAAAGGCAAAAGGCTTTACACATGAAGCAGAAGAGCTTGATAAGAAACATTGGAAAGTAACTTTTACTAAGAATGCCTAAATTGGATAGGAAGAAAGGTGATAGGGTATGATTTTAGATAATCGCGGCCTGGAACCGCCACAGCCAATGATGAGGACACTTGCAGCCTTAGAAACCCTCGGTGCTGGTGAAGTACTAACCATTATTAATGATCGGCGTCCGATGTTCCTTTACGAGCAGCTCGAGGATTTAGGGTACCAGCAACGGACGGAAGCACAGAATGATGGCAGTTTTAAAATTGAAATCTTCAAGTAAGAAGGTGTAATTATATGCTTCCTCAAAATTTGGGAAGTGAAACAAATATCAAGCTTCCATTTTTATTTATCTTTTTTAGTATTATTTCTTTAATTATTTCACAAGTCCTACTATTGTTAAATGGACAGATGCTTGTCGAGGGTGGCTTTAGAATACCAGCTATTTGGTCATCCGCTCACCTGCTAATTTTAGGATGGGCTTTAATGGTGGCAATGGGTGCGATGTATCAATTAGTACCTGTGGCCTTTTTAACTAAAATTTGGAATGAGAAATTTGGCTTTATTCAGTTTTTCATTACTGCAATAGGAATTGCGACCTTTTCAGGGATGCTATATTTGTCCCCACAAAATGCCTTAATCCCAGGTATACTGACTTTACTAGGCATCTTAATGTTTGTATTCCAAATGGTGATGACTTTAAGAAAGCAAGCAAAACCGAACATCCTTACTGCTTTTGTTGGCAGTGCGTTAGTTGGTTTATTTTTAACGATATTCTTAGGGATTACACTGGTTATTTCCCTTAAAACAGGCTTTGCATCCGAATACTATCAATCTTTCTTTAAAAGCCATCTCTTAATGGGTGTAACTGGCTGGTTTACCCTTTTGATTTTCGGCTTTTCTTATAAAATGGTACCAATGTTTTCATTATCTCATGGTTTTCCAATGGTTCAGGCGAGATATGTCTATGGATTTTATGCTGTGGGACTGCTAATCACGCTAATTTCATTTTTTAATAATAATTCGTTGTTATTAAAATTAGGATTCCTTCTCTTGCTAATCGGGTTTTCTATTTTTAGTTGGCATATTAGCATCATTATTAAAAAGAGATTAAAGAAAAAGCTTGATAAGCCATTTACAATTGCCATCATTGCAATTAGCTTTGGAAATCTCATCCATCTTGCTGCCTTTATCGCTTTATTCACTGGACATTTTTCAATAATCATTGGGCCACTCATTTATCTGTATTTATTTCTTTGGATTATCCTAAGTATTAGTGGTTATTTATTTAAAATTGTTCCGTTTCTATGGTGGACATATAAATATAGTAAGGAAATTGGCAAACATGCTGTTCCTTCATTAAAAGATATGATGAATGAAAAAATTGTTGTACCTTTATTTTCATTATTTGTTGTTTCTGTTTTAACTGTATTTCTATCCCTACTATTTAAAACCGTTTTACTGTTTAATATTGGGCAAATTGTGCTTTCAATCGTGTTTATTGTTCTTTCATTAAACATTCTAAGTGTTCTAAAAAAATAATGAGGTGATTTTAGATGAATTTAAAAGAGAAAGTACTTATTTCGTTAAAAACTGTACTAGATCCTGAGTTAAATATAAATGTCGTTGACCTTGGTTTAATTTATGATGTGGATATAACTGATGAGGCAGATGTCAAAATCACGATGACATTAACCACACCAGGCTGTCCCCTTCATGACAGTATTACTAGCGGGGTACGGTATTGCGTTGAAGGCATGGAAGAGACAAGAAATGTTGAGGTTAATACTGTTTGGGAACCAGCATGGTCTCCTGAAAAAATGTCTCCTGAAGGCAAAAGATTATTAGGCATGTAAGAAGCCAAAAAGGTCAACCACCACTATTCGGTGCTTGACCTTTTTTATATTATGCAGTCATTATTGGTTTCGTTGGCAGAACATCTTTAATTGTTTGCAATAATTCTTCAGAGATATCATCTTGAAGCATGATATGAACGGTACCACGGTCATTTTCACTCCTAATTAAGCGACCTACACCCTGCTTTAAACGAAGCAGCATATATGGTAAATCAACATCCCGATACGGGTCTTCTACGCCTTCCCTTTTCGCGGTAAACACAGGGTCGTTTGGTGGAAATGGCAAAGAATAAATGATGATATTCTCTAGCGACCTTCCTGGAATATCTAACCCTTCCCATAGATGTATGGTACACAGGATAGCATGCTCCTCATTTTGGAACTTGGAAACGAGCGTGCTAATTTCTTCGTCCCCTTCAAAATAGATCGGATACTCTACCGAGCCCTTTAGGCTTTCTTTCAACTGTTTCATTTCGTTTTGATTGTTCAAAAGGATCAGTGCTCTGCCTTCTGATTGTCGAATGGTATTCAATAGATAGTCTAGCTT from Neobacillus sp. FSL H8-0543 includes:
- a CDS encoding cytochrome c oxidase subunit 2A, encoding MAKVELKTNQKTEVEDSSSLKGTFVSVMFLGAFIVVTWVSVYLLFVNRF
- a CDS encoding cytochrome c oxidase subunit II, whose amino-acid sequence is MHMHKFEKIWLTVGISALVIFLSVVGVSAFYLGNKPPSCLTTIDPAKVDTQAPFDKPGLHKVEGKEWDYELVYVASAFSYNPAQVEVPLGAKVKVIATTKDVIHGFQMAGTNINMMLEPGYVNEIVTTFDKAGEYLVVCNEYCGTGHHLMSSKIEVVE
- a CDS encoding b(o/a)3-type cytochrome-c oxidase subunit 1 codes for the protein MINTASEKFKVDPRDAKIGMANFYVAFTALTLGGLMGLLQTLVRSGKFELPWGIDYYQILTVHGVLMGLVLTTFFIMGFQYVVVSRTAGTHSKTARRSAWIGFWIMTVGTIMAATMVLLKEASVLYTFYAPLKAHWIFYLGLTFVIVGSWFAGAAQIMTYAKWRRNNPGKPSPLLSFMAVINTVLWIVATLGVAASVLFQLLPWSLGIVDTVDVLISRTLFWYFGHPLVYFWLLPAYMCWYAIIPKIIGGKIFSDSLARLSFILFLLFSIPVGFHHQLTEPGIDPAWKFLQVVLTFMVIIPSLMTAFSLFATFERYGRSKGAKGLFGWFRVLPWKDARFTVPFLGMASFIPAGAGGIINASNQMNQVIHNTIWVTGHFHLTAATSVVLTFFGISFWLVPHLTGRKLTKAMNKLGIIQGWVWLIGMAFMSGAMHFQGLLGGPRRSSFSTYGDSAQALEWIPYQIAQAVGGSILFLGIILMIIIFVNLAFFAPKGEEEFPVAEAENPDESAPMIFENWKLWLGITVLLILFAYTIPFIDMIQNAPPGSPGFKTW
- a CDS encoding carboxypeptidase M32, which translates into the protein MSMKTVQMEEAFLDYVKKISAYNEALSVIYWDLRTGAPKKGVEQRSEVIGVLSSEVFKMSTSEEMASYIANLGKAELSETTKKILEECKKEYERNKKVPAEEYKEYVILQSKAENVWEEAKEKSDFELFQPYLEKLVEMTKRFVNYWGNEKGQMYDVLLDLYEPGITVAILDEVFGELRDKIVPLVKQIKESAIKPNTDFLFERFKKEEQSAFSKEILCKMGYDFDAGRLDETVHPFAIGLNPGDVRVTTRYDEQDFRTAVFGTIHEGGHALYEQNISKKLIGTPLCTGTSMGIHESQSLFYENIVGRNFSFWKNNYQLLKEYASGQFDQVKVEDFYRAINESKPSLIRIEADELTYPLHVIIRYEIEKGLFNGEIEVKDLPEIWNDLYEKFLGIRPENDAKGVLQDVHWAGGSFGYFPSYALGYMYAAQFNNKIRKDLLNFDQLLEEGNLLPIKEWLTENIHQYGKLKKPLEILNDVTGEGLNAKYLIDYLYNKYSDIYQLN
- a CDS encoding DUF2249 domain-containing protein, with the translated sequence MQTFATIINVPDYAPREKHVTIFKAFDELKSGEFMQIVNDHDPRPLSYQFQMERPEQFSWEYLEEGPETWKVSIGKK
- a CDS encoding DUF2249 domain-containing protein, with protein sequence MEQRIIELDVREDLKNKIEPFQKIMDAIKEVKDNDIFILHAPFKPAPLFAVLKAKGFTHEAEELDKKHWKVTFTKNA
- a CDS encoding DUF2249 domain-containing protein, with the protein product MILDNRGLEPPQPMMRTLAALETLGAGEVLTIINDRRPMFLYEQLEDLGYQQRTEAQNDGSFKIEIFK
- a CDS encoding metal-sulfur cluster assembly factor; amino-acid sequence: MNLKEKVLISLKTVLDPELNINVVDLGLIYDVDITDEADVKITMTLTTPGCPLHDSITSGVRYCVEGMEETRNVEVNTVWEPAWSPEKMSPEGKRLLGM